The genome window GGGAACGGCACTGTCGATTGCGTGCAGCATGTTCAACATGAAGTGCACGGTATATATGGTGCGCGTCAGTTACGACCAGAAGCCCTATCGCCGCATCCTCATTCAAACCTACGGCGGCAAGGTCATTCCCAGCCCCAGCACCACGACGGACAGCGGCCGGGGCTTCCTTGAGAAGGACCCGAACACGTCCGGTAGTTTGGGCATGGCCATCTCGGAAGCCGTTGAAATCGCGGCCAAGAGCGGCGGCACGATCAAGTACAGCCTGGGCAGCGTGCTCAATCATGTGTTGCTGCACAACACGATCATCGGCTTGGAGGCCAAGCAGCAGATGGAGATGGCCGGGGATTATCCTGACGTCGTTATCGGTTGTTGCGGCGGCGGCTCGAATTTTGCCGGTCTGGCCTTCCCGTTTGTGCAGGACAAAATGAAGAAGTCGCTGAAGACCGACATCATCGCGTCGGAACCGGCGGCATGCCCAACGCTTACGCGCGGGCTCTACGCCTACGATTTCGGCGACACCGCTCACATGACGCCGCTGCTTCTGCAGTATACGTTGGGGCACAACTTCGTACCGCCAGGCATTCACGCAGGCGGGTTGCGTTACCACGGGGTGGCGCAGCAAGTTGCGCATTTGACGCGGCATGGTGTGATTCGCGCGGTGGCGTGTTACCAGAATCCGGTGTTCGAAGCGGGCATGCTCTTCGCGAAAGCGGAAGGCATCGTTCCCGCACCCGAGTCCTGCCATGCGATCCGCACGGCAATCGACGCGGCGTTGGAGTGCAAGGCATCCGGCGAGAAGAAGACCATCCTCTTCAACCTG of Candidatus Hydrogenedentota bacterium contains these proteins:
- a CDS encoding TrpB-like pyridoxal phosphate-dependent enzyme; its protein translation is MNRYNILLEGDRMPDYWYNISPDMPTPMAPPLHPGTLQPLQPGDLAAIFPEGLIEQEMSQAPTISIPGEVMDIYRLWRPTPLRRAYRLEKALDTPAKIYYKNESVSPSGSHKINTSTPQVYYNMKEGIREISTETGAGQWGTALSIACSMFNMKCTVYMVRVSYDQKPYRRILIQTYGGKVIPSPSTTTDSGRGFLEKDPNTSGSLGMAISEAVEIAAKSGGTIKYSLGSVLNHVLLHNTIIGLEAKQQMEMAGDYPDVVIGCCGGGSNFAGLAFPFVQDKMKKSLKTDIIASEPAACPTLTRGLYAYDFGDTAHMTPLLLQYTLGHNFVPPGIHAGGLRYHGVAQQVAHLTRHGVIRAVACYQNPVFEAGMLFAKAEGIVPAPESCHAIRTAIDAALECKASGEKKTILFNLSGHGHFDMGSYDSYLSGNLVDAELDEEALRIAEEAIPKV